The genomic window GGCAAACCCTGACTGACCGACAGGGCCGAGCCTTCGTCAATCAGGGACAGTGCATCGCATTCGTCGAACGCCAACAACACACAACCTCCGCCCAGGCTGGGGAACGAAGCGGTGGGCATCAGTCCTCTCGATAACAGCACGGCACACGGGACCTTTTGACTCACGCTCGCCTTCTCGGCACGGTCTTTGAGCGCCCCGCGTGCTGGCACGCCGGGACGCCCACAAACCGATCGGTCGTCTAACCGTCCATCTAAGAGACTGCGCGGTACGCGGCGCGATCAAGTGGAAGAGCGGGCTGGCGCCGCCAGAGCCAACTGGGTATGACCTGGGGTTTCGCGATTGGCGGAAACGGGCTGAGACTGGTCGACGGCCTTGAGGGGCTCGTGCCCGCAATGGCGTGGGGGTTCAAGTCCCCCCTCAGACACCGGCTGACGTGCGCAACTTCGTCCCCACGCGCTGCGAACGCATTACATGGGCGCGTCCACGGAACGTCTACCAGGGACGCAGCAGCGTCGCGGTCCGCGGAATCAGTGTTGCTGCGAGTGTGAACGAGAGCGCTGAGCGGGTCCAGTCTTATCCCATCCGGCTGGTGAACTGGTCCATGTCGAAATAGTCGCGCCAGGCGTTGATCTTGCCGTCACTGACCTCGAAGGTCCCCATGACCGGCAGCTCGAACGATTTGTCCGGGAGCCTGAAGACGTCCACCCGCTCGGTCATCACGACTGGACCATCGGCTGCGATGTTGACGACGCGGAACTCGATGCCCTCGATGCCTGGCGGGCCAGGGCGGATGAACGAGGCGATCGTGTTAGCGATGGCCTCCCTGCCGGTGACCGGCGCAAGCGGGATGTTGTGGTAAACGGCGTCGTCGGTGAAAAACGCTGCCAGCTCCTCGGCCCCGATATTTTCGGACCATGCCGCGCAGAACCTGCGCACCACCTCGATCGGGCTCTCCATCGGGCTTCTCCTGCGGTCGATCTTCGGCGAAGTTAGCAATACCTTCCGATCTTCGCCCGGTGACCGACGACGGTCACCCTTTCCGGCACCGCGCTGAATGACCTCAGGGAAGCGGCCGCGAACACTGGTAATCATGAGATGGCGGGCGATGAACTCGAGTACACGCTCCTCAACGCAGGACCATTTTGTTCCTCCGTTCTGTAGATGAGGCCGGGCTCGAGTCATCCGTCTCCGATACGTTGTTGCAGAAGCGGCGCGCGAGCGCCGAGTGACCCCCGCTCGCGGGTAGGCCAGGCGGCAGCCTGTACTACGCACCCGGCGCAGGAGCCGCTGATGCCTGATCTCTCGTCGCTGCTTGAACTTGAAGTGCTCGACCGCGATCTTTTCCGGGCGACGAACGAGCCCGATGCGAGCAAACGACGGTCGCTATATGGCGGGCAGGTCGCCGGCCAGGCGCTCCGCGCCGCTGGAATGACGGTGCCGGCAGAGCGGGTGCCGCATTCGCTGCACGGCTACTTCCTGCGCCCCGGGCTCGTCGATCGTCCGGTCATCCTCCAGGTGGACCGCGACCGCGACGGCGGATCGTTCTCGGCCCGCCACGTCCGTGCGTTGCAGGACGGTGAGGTGATCTTCTCGATGATCGCCTCCTTCCAGGCGCCCGAGCCCGGCGTGACGTACGACGCGGTACCGACGCGCGGCGGTGGGGAGCCCGAGGCGCTCAAGAGCCGCGCCTCCGCGCTCTTGATCGATGTCCGCGAGGTGACGCCGACCCGGATCGGCCACGGGCAGCTCCGACACTCCGATCGGCTGTGGGTCCGCGCCGCGGCAAGGCTGTCCGACGATCCCCTGGCGCACGCGTGCGCGCTCGCCTATGTGTCGGACCTCGGGTCCGGCTTCGGGCAAGTCGAGGTCGAGGGCCTCGCCGCGGGTGGGCCGAGCATCGATCACAGCGTGTGGTTCCACGAGCCGGTCCACGCCGACGAGTGGATGCTGCTCGAGCTGTGGCCGCTCAAGGCCGGCAACGCGCGGGGCGTGTATCAAGGGTCGCTCCGCAGTCGGAGCGGCGCGCTCGGCGCGGTGTTCGCGCAGGAGATGCTGCTGCGTCACGGGCTGCTCCCACCCGAGATGCTGGAGCGGATGGCCGAATACCTGGGGGTGACGCCGTCCGAGTGACCCGATCGGGGCTCGGAACGATCGCGTGAGCGGCGTAAGCCCCGGTGGCAGGCGTCAAGTGAGACGAGGAACGCCGCGGGGCCATCATTACGGCTCAAAGTTGCGCTGTCTTCTGAAGATGCCCGACCGGATCCCGTTATCACGTGGTTCATATTTCGGATCGTGGTGTGCCTTCATCTGATCTCTGACTGAGTTGACGTACCAGTCTTCAGCATCCCGCTTATACAGTTGGCTGTACGCAATCTCGACACCGATATCGAGGTTTTTGACTGGGTTCCAGCCCTTGTACATCAGCCCAGCACCGACGCCCGCGACGAGTCCACCGGCACCGACCTCTACCCAGTTGGGGCCGCCGGACGAACTGGATGCCGACGTCGACACTGGTGTTGGCGTCACCGGCGCGACCGTGGTCTGCGGCGGAGCGGGCGTGGTGGTCGGCACCGTTCCGGCGCCGGCGCCGGGCGGAATGAACGGCCCGCCGTTGTCCGAGCCGGGCTGGACCTGATTGTTGGGGCGGCGGACGCTGGGTCCCTGAGCCGCTGGCGGCCCGCCCGGAGAGCCTGGTAGCGGTTGCGTGCTCGGTGTCGACGGGCAGCCCTGGCCGGTCGTCGGGTCGCAGGCGTTGGCGACATCACCGGTCGACCACAAGGCAACGCCAAAGCCAAAGGCCACCAGGGCACCCAGGGCGTACCAGACGCCCCTCCGTGCTCCCATGCGCCCACCCCCATCCCCTGTGGCGGCGCGCCCGTACCCCGAGTCTCACAGCCGCCAGATGCTGGGACAAGACGCGGCGCAAATCGGAGGCTCTGCAACAACGCCCCGGGCCCGTCACGCGTCCGCGTGATACCCGGGTCGGTGGAGGCCGGCGAGCTGAGAACCCGGGCGCTCCTTGAGGCCGACGAGCTTGGCCCCGAGCCGATCGGCAGCGACCGGGACCTTTGGCTCGAGAACGCCGCGGCGCCATCGTTCTCCTATCCGGGATCGATGGCTTCCGTCGGTGAGCTGATCGACCGCGACCTGGCTCGGGATGTGTCCAAGGCTGCGCGCCGCAACCTCGAGACGCGAGCGGGCAATCGACGCTACCTAGTTCGCGCCCTGCTTCGGGCGGCAAGAGCGATCGTTGACTTTCTTGGCACGCAAGGCATGTACCCCGGCATACTTTGAGCCCGTGCTTCAACACAGCGAGAGGACGACCTCACGATGATCCGTTTCAGCGTCTTCTACCCGTCGACCGAGGGTGCAACCTTCGACCACGACTACTACCGCAACAAGCACGTACCGCTCGCTGTGAAGACATGGGGCCTTGCCGGCGCAGAAATCGACAAGGGCGTCGACGGTCCCTACGTCGCCGCGGTGCACTTCAAGTTCGCGTCGCCAGAGGCCCTACGCGCGGCGATGGGCGCTGAGGGCACGGGCGACATACTGGCCGACGTCGCGAACTACACCTCGATAGCGCCGGTGATACAGACCAGCGAGATCGTGGACTGAACCTGCATCGGCGTAATCGCCGACCTATCTGCCGATCTCGCGCACGTCGCTGCAATCTGGACCCGGGCAGAACGTACGCGCGCAACGCGCGCTGGACACGCGGCTGCGGTGCCCCCGTAGTGCCGTTAGGGGACATCGCAGGGTTGCCTGACGCGCCCCTAGTTGCGGTCGTGCTCCATGCCTCCAGGTACAACCTGCCAGTGCTGACCGTCCCAACGGTGCACATGCCCGCCATCCGGCCCGGTTCGATTGCAGTGCCGAGTCTCGCCCTCACGAGCCGGACTTGCTTCGAACGTGGCGTGGCACCCCTCGCTGAGACAAGACTGGCGCTCCACGGAACCGAGCCTACGACTACGTGGTGCCCTTTGACGCCGAGCCGGCACCGCTTGTGGAGTCGTCCGCGGTGCCTGCCGTGCCAAACCGGTCCGCCTGTCCATAACCTCCCGCTTAACTCGCAGCGCGGTCCGATTTTGGCGTGGGCCGACATCGACGCCTGGGGCCGCCGCACCGTGAGGTCTGAGGCTTTCGTTT from Acidimicrobiia bacterium includes these protein-coding regions:
- a CDS encoding EthD family reductase — translated: MIRFSVFYPSTEGATFDHDYYRNKHVPLAVKTWGLAGAEIDKGVDGPYVAAVHFKFASPEALRAAMGAEGTGDILADVANYTSIAPVIQTSEIVD
- a CDS encoding limonene-1,2-epoxide hydrolase family protein, which codes for MESPIEVVRRFCAAWSENIGAEELAAFFTDDAVYHNIPLAPVTGREAIANTIASFIRPGPPGIEGIEFRVVNIAADGPVVMTERVDVFRLPDKSFELPVMGTFEVSDGKINAWRDYFDMDQFTSRMG
- a CDS encoding acyl-CoA thioesterase domain-containing protein, with product MPDLSSLLELEVLDRDLFRATNEPDASKRRSLYGGQVAGQALRAAGMTVPAERVPHSLHGYFLRPGLVDRPVILQVDRDRDGGSFSARHVRALQDGEVIFSMIASFQAPEPGVTYDAVPTRGGGEPEALKSRASALLIDVREVTPTRIGHGQLRHSDRLWVRAAARLSDDPLAHACALAYVSDLGSGFGQVEVEGLAAGGPSIDHSVWFHEPVHADEWMLLELWPLKAGNARGVYQGSLRSRSGALGAVFAQEMLLRHGLLPPEMLERMAEYLGVTPSE